DNA sequence from the Pedobacter schmidteae genome:
ATGTCTTCATCAGTGTTTTTTTCATACTGGGCGGTGATGTTTAGCGGCTGCCCGGTTACTATAGCTTTGCCGGATTCCAAAAAAACTGCATTGATTTTTACGTTCCCGATTCCGGTTCTGTCTTTTCGATAGATAAGAGGCAGGTTTTGATATTTGTTTTTAGTATTTAAATATAGGTCGACAACATTTGTGACGTTGTCGTATGCCTCTATTTTTCCTCCGTTCAGGTAAATACCTTTTTTACAGAGCGTTTCGATGCTCCCCATGTTATGACTCACAAAAAGTACAGTTCTGCCTTCTCCTTTGCTCACCTCGTCCATTTTTCCCAGACATTTCTTCTGAAATTCCATATCTCCTACGGCCAGTACTTCGTCGACAATGAGTATTTCTGATTCCAGGTGAGCAGCAACAGCAAAGGCCAACCGTACGTACATACCTGATGAATATCGTTTTACTGGTGTATCGATATATCGCTCCACGCCCGAAAAGTTGACGATTTCGTCAAATTTGTGCTTTATCTCTGCCTTACGCATACCCAGGATAGCTCCATTTAAAAAGATGTTTTCGCGGCCGGTAAGTTCGGGGTGAAAGCCTGTGCCTATTTCCAGGAGGCTGGCAATGCGTCCTTTGACTTTTACACTGCCCGTAGTGGGGGCAGTTACCCTGCTCAGTATTTTCAGTAAAGTACTTTTTCCTGCTCCATTACTGCCAATGATGCCTACGGCATCGCCCTGATCAATTTCAAAATCAAGGTCCTTTAAACTCCAAACGATACCGTTTGGACCTTTATGACCTTTGGTCTCGCCGATACGCAAAAAGGGATCGGCTTTGCCTCGTAATTTTGCCCACCAGCGTTCCAGGTCGCGGGATAGGGTTCCCGTACCTATTTCGCCTAACTGATAGGCTTTGGACAGGTTTTCTGCTTTAATGACCAAGTTGCACATAAATTAAAAAGTAAATCATATCAAACGGTATCTACAAATGTTTTCTCGATCCTATTGAAAGTGATGATTCCGACAGTTGTAATGGATAGGGCCATGAGGGTACAATAGGAGAGGCTTGTCCAGCTGAAGCTACCTTTGCCTAAAAAGCCATATCTGAAGGTTT
Encoded proteins:
- a CDS encoding ABC transporter ATP-binding protein — translated: MCNLVIKAENLSKAYQLGEIGTGTLSRDLERWWAKLRGKADPFLRIGETKGHKGPNGIVWSLKDLDFEIDQGDAVGIIGSNGAGKSTLLKILSRVTAPTTGSVKVKGRIASLLEIGTGFHPELTGRENIFLNGAILGMRKAEIKHKFDEIVNFSGVERYIDTPVKRYSSGMYVRLAFAVAAHLESEILIVDEVLAVGDMEFQKKCLGKMDEVSKGEGRTVLFVSHNMGSIETLCKKGIYLNGGKIEAYDNVTNVVDLYLNTKNKYQNLPLIYRKDRTGIGNVKINAVFLESGKAIVTGQPLNITAQYEKNTDEDIAIKEFGVSIWTEREIKLISLSTEFKGELADKTIPTSGSVTCTIHHLPLVEGAYILNFFISSQYGIEDYITNCLNFNVEYSNFYTSGKSVHPEWGAIAVNHNWEIQ